GGACGACGCCGGGGGCATGGTCGCCGCCGGGGGCGGGGGCGAGGCCTGGGTCGCGGCCGTGCGTGAGGCCGCCGCGAACGACGCCGTCCGATCGGTGGTGACCGAGCTCGCCGTCGAGCCGACGAGGGTGGACGGCGACCCGGACGACCGGTACGCCGCCGAGCAGGTGGCCCGGCTGCAGGAGCGGCAGCTCACCCGCCGGGTGGTCGAGCTGAAGTCGCGGCTGCAGCGGATCAACCCGGAGGAGAGCGAGGAGTACAACAAGGTCTTCGGCGAGCTGATCGCCTTGGAGCAGCAGCGCCGGCTGCTGCGCGACCGGGCGATCGGCGCGTTCTGACCTAGGGGCTTTCCGGATCCAGCGCGCGCGAGCGCAGAAGGGAGGCCGGTCATGACCGACCGCTACACGCCCACCAAGGAGGACCGGTTCACCTTCGGTCTGTGGACCATCGGCTGGATGGGCCGCGACCCGTTCGGTGACGCCGTCCGTCGGCCGCTTGACCCGGTCGAGTCGGTGCACCGCCTCGCCGAGCTCGGCGCCCACGGCGTCACCTTCCACGACGACGACCTGATCCCGTTCGGCGTCGAGGCGACCGAGCGGGAGCGGCACATCAAGCGGTTCCGGGCCGCGCTCGACGAGACCGGCCTGGTCGTGCCGATGGCCACGACGAACCTGTTCACCCACCCGGTCTTTAAGGATGGCGCGTTCACCAGCAACGACCGCGACATCCGGCGCTACGCCCTGCGCAAGACCATGCGCAACATCGACCTGGCCGCCGAGCTGGGCGCGCACACCTACGTCGCCTGGGGCGGCCGTGAGGGCGCCGAGTCGGACGCCGCCAAGGATGTCTCGGCGGCACTGGACCGCTACAAGGAGGCCTTCGACACGCTGTGCGCCTACGTCCTCGACCGCGGCTACGACATCCGGTTCGCGCTGGAGCCGAAGCCGAACGAGCCGCGCGGTGACATGTTCCTGCCCACGATCGGGCACGCGCTGGCGTTCATCGAGCGGCTCGAGCACCCGGAGATGGTCGGACTCAACCCGGAGGTCGGGCACGAGCAGATGGCCGGGATGAACTTCGTGCACGGGGTCGCGCAGGCACTGTGGGCCGGCAAGCTGTTCCACATCGACCTCAACGGCCAGCACGGGGCCAAGTTCGACCAGGACCTGCGGTTCGGCGCCGGCGACACGAAGAGCGCGTTCTTCCTGGTGGACCTGCTCGAGCACGCCGGCTACCAGGGCCCGCGGCACTTCGACTACAAGCCGCCACGGACCGAGGACATGAGCGGGGTCTGGGAGTCCGCCTCGGGCAACATGCGCACCTACCTGATCCTGCGGGAGAAGGCGAAGGCGTTCCGGGCCGACCCGGAGGTCCAGGAGGCGCTCGCGGCGTCTCGGGTCGCGGGCCTCGCGGTGCCCACCCTGGCGCCCGGCGAGTCCTTCGCCGACCTGGCCCACGACACCTTCGACGTCGAGGCCGCAGCCGTCCGGGGCTACCACTACGAGCGGTTGGACCAGCTCGCCATGGAGCACCTCTTCGGCGTGAGCTGAGGTGGTCGCGGCCCCCGTAGGGTGGGGTCATGGCACTCTTTCGACGCCGTTTCGAGGCACCCGAGCCGGTGCGTGAGCTGCTTCCCTCGGACGAGCGGCCGCTCGCCTGGGGGAGCACGCTGGGCGGGGCCTTCGTCGTCGCGAGCAACCTGGCGCTGTACCTGCCAGACGCGGGGGGAACGACGCGGGTCCC
This window of the Actinomycetes bacterium genome carries:
- the xylA gene encoding xylose isomerase; its protein translation is MTDRYTPTKEDRFTFGLWTIGWMGRDPFGDAVRRPLDPVESVHRLAELGAHGVTFHDDDLIPFGVEATERERHIKRFRAALDETGLVVPMATTNLFTHPVFKDGAFTSNDRDIRRYALRKTMRNIDLAAELGAHTYVAWGGREGAESDAAKDVSAALDRYKEAFDTLCAYVLDRGYDIRFALEPKPNEPRGDMFLPTIGHALAFIERLEHPEMVGLNPEVGHEQMAGMNFVHGVAQALWAGKLFHIDLNGQHGAKFDQDLRFGAGDTKSAFFLVDLLEHAGYQGPRHFDYKPPRTEDMSGVWESASGNMRTYLILREKAKAFRADPEVQEALAASRVAGLAVPTLAPGESFADLAHDTFDVEAAAVRGYHYERLDQLAMEHLFGVS